In Saccharomyces eubayanus strain FM1318 chromosome XIII, whole genome shotgun sequence, one DNA window encodes the following:
- the RRN9 gene encoding Rrn9p, producing the protein MSDSDEEGQIETQIDVPIEDIIEGSEIAITTADKETLKMANELLDSLEHSHRVDLSLHLYSAYLLKRLLYRANERKHFYEVNQFVKTQIKDNWTSWPNPNTIIDPHVDKLYEDIPEGIENVNIQPGEVSDRALVHASDMMRVELDAQWQKCLSKSAFEHGVTVDVDELNIPNEISRNILVKLDSLFEGLHDKIAKENEFDVRQDMHSNNIRISQIDDEPIQANRRIKFTYHDIISRGCEMNEDMTDIYMKSLELYNDIPEKFKKGKFKLPKQTLKKYNQPKKTNSCLKELLSKTRENYIPVEKLLKDKRLTSKDKSKLQQLNRKETEDALNKRTFFQVKGYSMDEDELSDYDLDDCLIKLPNDKA; encoded by the coding sequence ATGAGTGATTCCGACGAAGAAGGTCAAATTGAAACTCAGATCGATGTTCCGATCGAAGATATCATAGAGGGTTCTGAAATTGCTATCACGACAGCTGATAAGGAGACTTTAAAAATGGCAAACGAACTACTGGACTCTTTAGAGCACTCACATAGAGTCGATCTTTCTTTGCATTTATACTCTGCGTACCTTTTAAAAAGACTATTATACAGGGCAAATGAGAGAAAGCACTTTTACGAAGTAAACCAATTTGTGAAGACCCAAATTAAGGATAATTGGACAAGTTGGCCCAATCCCAACACGATCATTGACCCTCACGTGGATAAATTGTACGAAGATATACCGGAAGGTATTGAAAACGTAAACATACAGCCTGGAGAGGTTTCAGACAGAGCTTTGGTTCATGCTTCTGATATGATGAGAGTGGAATTGGATGCTCAGTGGCAAAAATGTCTTTCCAAATCAGCTTTCGAGCATGGTGTAACGGTAGATGTAGATGAACTGAACATACCGAACGAAATATCCCGAAATATTCTAGTTAAACTGGATAGTCTATTCGAGGGACTGCATGATAAAATAGCAAAGGAGAACGAATTTGACGTAAGGCAGGACATGCATTCTAACAATATAAGGATAAGTCAGATAGACGACGAGCCCATCCAGGCCAATCGACGAATCAAATTCACATACCACGACATAATATCGAGAGGTTGCGAAATGAATGAAGATATGacagatatatatatgaaatcGTTGGAATTATACAACGATATTCCAgaaaagttcaaaaaaggaaagttTAAATTACCTAAGCAGACGTTAAAAAAGTATAACCAGCCCAAGAAGACTAATTCAtgtttgaaagagttgTTAAGCAAGACAAGAGAAAACTACATACCTGTGGAAAAGTTGCTAAAGGACAAAAGGTTGACATCAAAAGATAAATCCAAACTACAACAATTAAATCGTAAAGAAACTGAAGATGCTTTAAACAAGAGGACCTTTTTCCAGGTCAAAGGCTATTCAATGGATGAGGATGAGCTCTCTGATTACGACTTGGATGACTGTCTCATAAAACTGCCCAATGACAAAGCCTGA
- the URA10 gene encoding orotate phosphoribosyltransferase URA10: MPATAITLEDYQKTFLELGLECQALRFGSFKLNSGRQSPYFFNLGLFNSGKLLANLATAYAIAIIQSELKFDVIFGPAYKGIPLAAIVCVKLAEIGGTKFQNVQYAFNRQEVKDHGEGGIIVGACLEDKRVLIIDDVMTAGTAINEAFDIISMAQGRVVGCIIALDRQEIVHESNPERLSATQSVSKRFNVPVLSIVSLAHVVQFMGSKLSPEQKSAIEEYRKAYGV, translated from the coding sequence ATGCCCGCTACTGCTATAACCTTAGAGGACTATCAGAAAACTTTCCTAGAACTTGGACTGGAATGCCAAGCCTTGAGATTTGGGTCATTCAAACTAAATTCAGGTAGGCAATCgccatatttttttaatctAGGTCTGTTTAACTCTGGTAAGCTGCTAGCAAATTTGGCTACTGCATATGCAATTGCTATCATTCAATCGGAATTAAAATTCGATGTTATCTTCGGTCCAGCTTATAAAGGTATCCCACTGGCTGCTATTGTGTGTGTCAAACTCGCAGAAATTGGGGGCACTAAATTCCAAAATGTTCAATATGCTTTCAACAGGCAAGAGGTTAAAGATCATGGCGAAGGTGGCATAATCGTGGGAGCATGTCTTGAAGACAAGAGGGTTTTAATTATCGATGATGTCATGACCGCGGGAACGGCAATCAACGAAGCATTTGACATCATTAGTATGGCTCAGGGTAGGGTTGTTGGTTGTATCATTGCCCTAGATAGACAAGAAATAGTCCATGAGTCTAATCCAGAAAGATTAAGTGCTACTCAATCTGTATCAAAGAGGTTCAACGTTCCTGTATTAAGTATCGTTTCACTGGCTCACGTGGTGCAGTTTATGGGGAGCAAACTATCTCCGGAGCAAAAATCGGCGATTGAAGAATACCGTAAAGCTTACGGTGTTTGA
- the PRP24 gene encoding U6 snRNP complex subunit PRP24: MEDAHDTTSRSKRPLDVDPSVAAISSSKKANETSTRNRELTTVLVENLPKSYNQNKVYKYFKDCGPILHVDIADSLEKSFRFARIEFTKYDGALAALTKTYKLVGQNEITVSHLVDCTLWMTNFPPNYTQREIRGLFKNLNVVILSIRLPSLRFNTNRRFAYIDVTSKEDANTCVEKLNDVEIEGYMLVTKISNPLERSKRTDSATLEGREIIIRNVNAELLDENTLKELFDQFGHIEKINIPAGQKEHSFNNCCAFITFEKKCYAEKALQMNKTMLHDREISVGLADKKPFLERKEVKRLLTLRNSKELESLTCLFPVSDKVSSSQIEEFLQEEIHVNKNQIEKVHLVSDFNGAIIIFRDEKLAAKMPMILNNSQFQGRMVRSGTINDMKKYHSNRNNNTVKDAKPSRINTMPRRPTHQIKDKSADKQEQMSNDDFRKMFLGK; this comes from the coding sequence ATGGAAGATGCGCATGATACCACATCACGGTCAAAACGTCCCCTGGATGTAGACCCCTCAGTAGCGGCaatatcatcttcaaagaaagCGAATGAAACTTCAACAAGGAATAGAGAATTAACGACTGTGCTAGTTGAAAACTTACCAAAGAGTTATAACCAAAACAAAGTCtataaatattttaaagaCTGCGGCCCAATTTTACACGTCGATATAGCAGATTCGCTCGAGAAGAGCTTTCGTTTTGCACGTATTGAATTTACCAAATATGATGGGGCCCTCGCAGCACTGACCAAGACATATAAACTTGTAGGCCAGAATGAAATCACAGTGTCTCATTTGGTAGACTGCACATTATGGATGACCAATTTCCCTCCAAACTACACACAGCGAGAAATTAGGGGCCTATTTAAAAATCTTAACGTTGTCATCCTAAGTATACGGCTTCCTAGTTTACGTTTCAATACAAACAGAAGGTTCGCTTATATTGATGTTACTTCTAAAGAAGATGCAAATACTTGTGTAGAAAAGTTGAATGACGTTGAAATAGAAGGGTATATGTTGGTCACTAAGATCTCTAACCCCCTCGAAAGGTCCAAACGGACTGATTCCGCTACATTAGAGGGACGGGAAATTATCATACGAAATGTGAATGCAGAATTGCTCGATGAAAATACCTTGAAGGAGTTGTTTGATCAATTTGGTCAcatagaaaaaattaatattcCTGCAGGACAGAAAGAGCATAGCTTCAATAATTGCTGCGCATTTAtaacttttgaaaagaagtgTTATGCTGAAAAGGCTCTTCAAATGAATAAAACTATGCTGCACGACAGGGAGATTTCTGTCGGCTTGGCGGATAAGAAAccatttttggaaagaaaggaaGTCAAAAGACTTCTCACTTTACGTAATAGTAAAGAATTAGAATCATTGACGTGTTTGTTTCCAGTTTCCGATAAGGTTTCATCGAGCCAAATCGAAgagtttcttcaagaagaaatacacgtcaataaaaatcaaattgaaaaagtacaTCTCGTCAGTGACTTTAATGGCGCcattattatatttagaGATGAGAAACTGGCAGCAAAGATGCCCATGATACTTAACAATTCTCAATTCCAGGGAAGAATGGTACGATCAGGCACTATCAATGACATGAAAAAGTATCACAGCAATCGGAACAATAATACCGTAAAGGATGCGAAACCTAGTCGCATAAACACGATGCCGAGAAGACCAACTCATCAAATAAAGGATAAATCAGCAGATAAACAAGAGCAAATGTCTAATGACGATTTTCGTAAGATGTTTCTGGGAAAATAG
- the TMA23 gene encoding Tma23p produces the protein MDSKEYLISYGWKEGEAFKEGGLKRPILVKHKRDKKGLGNAPGGNDGEAWWERLFDGHLKNLDVSTDSSNGGITFTQNEVVASAVSKSSSPLYRWFVKGEGLKGTIGNRNVKKKASIVISDASTSKSKKKRSRGDDDDCKAKKKKLKKDKKSKDDMKCEKERKTKKDSKKAKKSKQSSNEDKKSKHKKDRKIKKHKKEQKSVGKHKKEHIS, from the coding sequence ATGGATAGCAAAGAGTATCTTATATCGTATGGTTGGAAAGAAGGAGAAGCGTTTAAAGAAGGCGGTTTAAAGAGACCAATACTGGTCAAACATAAAAGAGATAAGAAGGGATTGGGTAACGCACCCGGTGGGAACGATGGTGAAGCATGGTGGGAAAGACTGTTTGACGGgcatttgaagaatttagaCGTCAGCACCGACTCAAGTAATGGTGGTATCACATTTACTCAAAATGAAGTAGTTGCATCTGCCGTATCGAAAAGCAGCTCACCTCTATACAGATGGTTCGTCAAAGGGGAAGGTTTGAAAGGGACCATTGGAAACCGTaatgtaaagaaaaaagccaGTATTGTGATATCGGATGCAAGTACAAGTaaatcgaagaagaagagaagcagaggcgatgatgatgactgcaaggcaaaaaaaaagaagttaaAGAAGGACAAAAAGAGTAAAGACGATATGAAGTGTGAAAAGGAGaggaaaaccaaaaaggaTAGTaaaaaagctaaaaaaaGCAAGCAAAGTAGtaatgaagataagaaatcTAAGCATAAAAAGGATAGAAAGATTAAAAAACacaaaaaggaacaaaagTCAGTTGGAAAACATAAAAAGGAGcatatatcataa